gAAATAGCAAGTTAAGATATCCATTTAAATCATGTCTAATAGCATTACAAATAGATGAAAACATTTCTGGCTGAACTTGTTATAGAATATGTATTGCAAGTTTAAATAAAAACATGAATTGCCATATTTGTAAATCTACATATGCAAATTAAAATCCACCAATTTGTAATATTGCAAAAATGTCTTCTTAAGCAAAATAGAATTTCGTAATAATATTTTGTAGAGTGACACTCTAAGCTAAAAGCCTGAATAATAACTTCCACCACCAAATGCATTGCTTCGAAAACTGCAATTGTTTTAGCTAGTCAAATGAACAAATTATTATTAACTTCTTTAGCCAAATAGTAATGACATGTCCATTTCTATGCCTAACAATCAGCTGAAACTCTAATTACATTATCTATCATTATGGACAATATAAAAGGATAAGAGTAAGTCATGTACAACCAGTTTCAGTAAAAGATGACATTATCtaattttgcatttcttttatttccaaGCTATCATTTCCTAAAATTAAAACCATGAAAATTTTGCTACCTATCATGGATACAAACTAGTCATCTACACATTCTAAATTGCTAGCCCCAACATTTATTTTACACGTCATCCACCTTATCCATTTTCTGAGCAtttttaacaattaataaactttatataaattaaaatataattacctATCCATAAATGAAGAGATTctgattattttttaatttaataagCATCATATTTTTGTGACTGATCATCGTTTACCttcgattttcatttattagatttTTTTGTCCTCTATTGTAGTACTATCACCTCTAGTGCAAGTTTAGATTTTTAATACTGCCATGTTTGTTGATCTTTTAAATGCATGACAttatttcccttttatttgctAGTTAAACTCGCACtcttataaaggtatgtctatttcataaatatgtagcatagttataactaaaattaagataagaaataacatttgattaaatatcttataacatcacaaaccacttaagttgcacattatgagaagatgctccaatatgttacctgtgcaaaaacaaaaagacgGAGCtgtaatataaatataattattttcaattcaaaaaagataaaagttatgttaatataccttgaaatttcatcctcttttattaaaaataaattgagttttacgttctttcatagaactaaattcatctctaattgaatcaatgctaaattttcgaacaacagattttttttatgtacattgttaggcaatcattcaagaaatgatcttttatcttgttttggggctttattttgattattttgataaGTGAAAATGTCCATTCTATAGACTATAAaacggagccaggattttttccttgggaggggggccaaaatttttctgaacaagattatcttaatatgttatgttcaaaataatttacatctatttaaatatatgatatcttaaaatatcaaattttaattttaattataaaggtatgtctattacataaatatgcagcatagtcataacaaaaattaggaCACAAAttaacctttgattaaatatcttataacataaCAAACTACCCAAATtgtacattatgagaagatgcttCAATATGTCATTtgtgcaaaaataaaaatataactatacaatataatataactattttcaattaataaaagataaaagttatgttaccATACCTTGAATTTTCAACCTCtttttttaaaagtaaattgagttttacattctttcatagaactaaattcaagGATAATTGAATCAGTGTTAAATTTTGATCAtgcttttttttatatacattgttagacaatcattcaagaaattatcttttatcttgttttagagttttgttttgattatattCACAATTGAAAATGTGCATTCTATAGTTGCAATTGATACAGAAAGAGTGAGAACAAATATCATCAAACTGCCAATAACAGGATATATCACTCAATTTCTTGTCTTCACCAAGCCTTCAAGTAATTATTTGTATATTCGTATATGAGTCAACAAGAGGATAGAtcactaattttaaatttttttatcaattaggcTAAggtgtatatttgtatatggaccaataaagtaattatttttattgtagcccattgataattatgaattaaGTCTTTTATTATAAAACATCAAATTTGGTAAATATGATACGATGGATCATcaaattatataattttttgaatgttaaataattagtacaataaaaaataaataacttttttttgaagaaaaaattataTCAAAAGGTGGTAATTCACACACACagatatatataatatgtatataaactgtcataatataaactaaaattgtaaaaaattagggGGGGGGCAACTTtgacttatacatatatttacatattatgaattaaatttttcaaaacttaggggggggccatggcccccctctacccccttggctccatcattgcaaataaataaaatgaacaaCCCATTTGCTGAACCCAACTCTTTAATTCTTTCGCTAATCTTCACAAGCCGCGAATTGTGAATTAGTAACACTTAAGTTTATCAAATGTAAAGAAAACTGTGAATTTTGCTGATTTGTCATGAATGATATCGGCTGCCACTGTTCCGCCTATGGCCTGCAaagattggattaattttttgGGCGGGAACATGGTCTTGTATCCTTCGCCATACGGGATTGGGAGCCGCCAGTGTTGCGCCCCAAAGCATATGTGAAGGGCCATGGTTCAGTAGTCAATCAAAAGCTTCACAGTAGTGAAATCTCACATTGGAATTCACACAAGCAAAGGTGGGCTCCCCTCCACGCACGACCGTTCATTATCTGGCAACCGTACAACTCTTGCATCTTCTCCTGTAAGAAAGACTGGCGCCAGTCTTGTCCGCACCAGATTTACACTCCAACCGAGCAAATGGAGAGTCCTCTAACACAAGGTccctgtaaaaaaaaaaaaaaaaaaaaaaaaaaaactctattaTCTCCCTGTAAACCATGTGAGTCTTATGATTAAGAGAGCCAAATTTTCTGCCGGCTTAAAAAAAAAGCGAGTGTTGTGCCTTACACCAACCTCTCTACCTAGTTGGGTAGTATTAACCGCTTAAAAAatgttttttatttatattttttccgTTAAATTAAGTTGTGTATGGAAAAATTTGTACTCTTTTGTTGTAATGGAGGAATGTCTAACAGCTGCAATTTTCTTCGAAAACGGTTGCATTGTTATTCAGGGGACAACTAAATGTATTTGTAGAAGGGAAACTGAGTACCcaatttttcataaataaatttttttttacgttaaattttttttttttttacgttaattgaccagctctttatggttTTCCGTCACTATAAGTACAGAGTACCCATTTAAGGAGCATAAATAAAGTTTGTATCGGGTAAAAAACTTCCTTATTTATCGATTTACGTTAATTGACCTGATCTTTATGGCTTTAcgccattataagaacagagtacccattaaggagcataaataaaatttttatcgggaaaaaaatttataaaatcaATTTTCCCATTAATTGACCAGCTCTTTacggctttcctccattatagaaacagagtacccattttttcattaataaaatttttggtCGGGTGtcaaaaaattacaatccattTACGTCAattgaccagctctttatggctttcctccattataagaacagagtaccaagttttccataataaaaattttttatcgggtacaaataaaattaaaatcgaTTTACTCTGattgaccagctctttatggcaattttcttataattggtactctgttcttataattggtactctgttcttataatggaggaaagccataaagagcaggTCAATTGACGTAAATGGATTGAACAGAGTACCAattgaccagctctttatggcaatttttccattataagaacagagtacccatcgTACCCTTATGTCCTCCTATAAAAGCTTCACACAACTAAACTTCTTCCTTGCATGCCCATTCACCCCGGCGTTGGTTTCGCACAACAGAGAACCCTATTGCATGCCGCTTGAGCTTAATACAACCCCGTTGTATCAGTTTCGCATCTTCCTTTTACCACCCGTAACATGTAAGTACTGGTATATTCTCATAGGGTTCTGTATGTTTATTTCCTGAACCGACCCTTCATTCCTCGTAACATAATCGATTTTCAGACTGACTCATGGCAGGGTATGGACGACTTCCTGAAATGCATGTCCTCAACAACGGAGGCATGGTCGCCTACTTTCAACACGAGCTCTTACCACTTCACCACATTGGCGTGAAGTGGATAGTTGAGGAGGCGCTGGTGCGGTTAGATAGGTTTCCGGGACCGGACTTTCCGCAGTCGATGCTGGTGTCATGCATACCGGTTCGCAACCCCATTGCGAACGAGGAAGTTTTCCGTTCGCTGGTCAAGTGGCGCCGTCGTCCACTCCCCCTTATGCAGAACCTGAAGGCGTTTTACATCATGACCTACAATGCCTGGTTTGTGGGCAAGGAGGAATTTGTTGCACATTTCCGCGGTCAAAAACCACTGCTCCATACCGACGTGTGGATCCTCTTCGGCGCCAACTTTGAAGACTGGTCTGTAACACGGTTTCTTGCTGAAGAGGGGTATGCCGCCAGCTTGACACGTAACGTTGCCATTGCGGACAACCTTCACACCGCAACCATTTGCTGGAATCCATCAGCTGTAGAGATCACGTTTGAAGACAGAGATGCTATTGACAGCCTTCTCCTCACTGTGCGGCGCAAGAAATACCGCAGCTTTCTCAGGGTAGCTACCACGGTTGCCTCCTTAAACCCTATGTTTGGTCTTATTGTGGAGCGTTTCGAGTGAACGTTCGCAGTTACAGCGGTgtgcttttaattttttttgttgaacaTCATATTTGGAGGTTGGGCGGTTTTTTGTTCTTGGCCCTTGGTGTTGTTGGGCGTACCATGCATGGTTTTGATTGTAAGCGTACGAAGGGTAGGGGTTAGGGGATGATATTATGCAAGGCCTGAAAATGTAAGCCGTGCACCGTATTGTCGGATATGCAAGCAGTAAGCGGATGTACTTAAATCCAAATATATAAGTAAGAACTTGTTTAGGTCGTTCAGTTCCGCTTAAAAATATCGCATCCGTAAACCTAACAATGCTGTGCCACATCCCAATTGGTTGTACGTAAGCTTCAACTTGTTCAGTTGGCTGGCTAAGCTGAAGTTCATATTTAACAACGCAGCGGTTGCCATCGCAGTGACTAATGACGTTCATCGATCCATCTACGATCCGTAGTACCTCATCCGCACACACATTGCGGGGGACAAAGGGAACATGCGTTTCGGAAAAACACATCATGCACAATGTAAACAAAAACCAAATACGGAAACCTAGTATGTTATATAACGGAAAATCTTAAATTACACAGTATCACTCCGCCGGTTTGGCCAACTCAGTCGCATATGCGGCAACCACCGGTTGACAACGGATGGACAAAAGGCAATGCCACAGCAGTAGCAACCACAAAAATACAAGAGGCTGTAAACCAGCCTAAATGCCCATTCTATCCTTATTGGGACCATACAAACAGTACTGCAACGGGGGGGGTTCGAGGGGATGCAATCAACGGCAACACATTCATTCACGGTTTCAAAACTAGAACAAGGACTACCGCCACCACAGCTACCACAGCAATGTTAAGGATCGTCATGTTTCTTTGCATGCTTCTCAGTTCAGCATTGATGGCAGACACCTCCGCCGCGGGTCTAATGCTGACGGGGGCGGTACTTGACGGGGCGGGATCGGGAACTTCAAACCCCGTTGCTCGAGCAAACTCATCACACCAGCCAATGAACGTTCGACAGGGCCTCTGCAATAGAACCACGTTAGCAATCTGAAATATTTGTTCGGAACAGTTGTACCGTGGAACTTACCAGGGCGTTAGCGCAGCGATAGTAGTGGAGCCCCCTGTTTGCTTCAGACCTCCAGACAACGCGAACTGCACAGCTTCGACCACAATTGCAATATAATGTAGGCCAGACCGTGCTATTGGCCGACCCGGCTGAAGACGAAGAAGCCATTCGCAAAGGTTAATCTCCTCCGGTACACCGCCTAACGTTATCCCTGCCAAACACAAGCTGAAGCGCCGCTCCCACGGTGTCCACGGACAGCGCCCTTAACAATAATTTGGGGGTTCGAAGGAAGGAATAGGTTTTACTTCACAGTAGTCAACACATTTGTTTGCTTGTTATGTTGACGTTTCGGAACGAATACAATAAAtatgaataatgtcacaaatttgtccctgaggtttctgacactttcactggCAACCCCTGAGCTTCTCAAGatttcactgacctcccttAATTTTAAGTTTTTTGTAACAATGCAGTCCAAATCTGATTACAATATTATTTTCATCTGTGAGAaggtatttttatatattttgtaTGCCCCGTTTGGTCCTTGTATTGGTAGaagattgaaagaaaaataaattattggAATGATTACTATAGTTGAGGGGTTATAAGTACAATACAAAAAATTGTAGAGGTCCGGATGTGGCAGGAAAATTACCGATTTTCACAAATTTAAAGTCACCTTGTAGGTTACCTATTTACCATAAAATAAGTGACTAATTAGACTAATTAAATGGAAGAAACTCGTAATAGTGGAAACCTATACAAAACGGATATATTACTGGGCAATCACCTTTTTTTTCTTACTTTCACGTATTTAAAtcatgttaaatacaaaacctattacttttcctttcgtaaaaatattagtatatcaccttttaaattttagttacGCTAAGTAATTGCCAAATGTATCTGGCGGTTGGTAATTACATTTAACTAgaattttgcaaaatttaatATCTACTGAAGgtgattaaaaaattattactcGTAGGCGGCAATAGAAGAAGTAATTTGGCGCCAATTTGTGAAAGTTaaatttatgtatttaacataccagctctttatggctctTTATTGGTTTTTTATGTGTAAAATACCGGCtttttatgggaaacataccaggTCTTTATAGGAAAATTTTGGTTACATAGCggccaaaggaaaactagtatgttttgtaccaactttttatgggcaaCATACTACCTCTTTATAGCAGCAAATACTGGCCAAGACAGAACTAGTATGGTTTTTATTAGGAAACATTGAACATACAACGCATACTATATCAGCGCTGAATGGGAAACTGGCATGTTTTGTAGTACGATTTGTCTCCGCTTTTTTGCtggaaacataccagctctttatagggAAAATGGGTTTAATAGCGGCCAAAAGGAAACCCGACGTCTGTTTTCTGTGTAACATAAAtcaaatatgtgaaagttacataaaataaaaaatgttatGAAACAACAATTTGTGAGTAGAGGTCCCTACGTATTCCCAAGAAGGTTAATTCATGAAATATTGCTATAgtatgtatagaagttacaatccattaTAGGTACAATCCTGTACTCATTTTCTCTCataattgaattgaattatagtatttcatgaattttagtttataacaaaaaaaatacataatCATATTATAATAGAGAAAAGGCTTACAAAGGataaacaccagctctttattaCTTTTAACCCACTTGGCGAATAAACACCGGCTCTTTATGCCTCTTCTCAATTAATGGGTGACAGACTCCACAAATACATCCGTGGCAGCATACGAGGAGTCAGCCTTGCGGGAGTATATGCATTCAACATGACCTTTTGCCCTTTTGGTTGCCATTTCACCCGCCGGACCTCTCTGCCAAATCTGTGATAGCGACCATTTCCCATGAATTAAATTTTGCCGACCCATTACAGCTACGAACTAAGCCTCCCTGTTTATCACTGTGGAAGCTCTTTTGCTCTGCGATGAACGTCGACCAATTTACGATGTAGGTGTATATCGTGACTGTTCATGGTCCCTTGCTACCGGTGTTTTGTTACGGTGCGTATGAAATAACCGTATTGGAATAATACGTTGGTCGGTTTGTAAAATTGTTTCGGATGACTGTTTTTTGACGACAGAATGTTGCGTCGTTTGCAGGAGAAGTTGTGCCTTTCCCATTTCCGTTCGTTTATCCGAACGGTTACTCGGTCTCCCACAAACTCCGTATATATTACACCTTATCAATCATTATTGGATTTTTTTAGGAAGTAGGTGTTGTTTGAAGTTTACTCTATTCTTGGGCGTTCGACGGATTCACTCGACTGTGGCCAGTAAAAGGAGTTAACCGGACATGGCCAACGAACAAAAAGGGCGTTCAACAACCTCCATCCTGTCCCTTCCGACCGAGGTGCTATCCGAGGTGCTTGCACGTGTCGCATCTTGTTCATCCACTGATCTTTTCCGGGCAAAACTATGGTTCGTTCTGGTATTGGTGATAGAAACAGGAAGAGGCGTTTAAAATATATGACATGTTACAATCGTTTGCGTTTAATGGATCATTTCTCTTATTTTGCAGCTGTAAGTTGTTTTACGAAGTTTCGGAAGCGGACAACATTTACCACCGAGTGTCAATGGATAAGTTTGAAATCGTTCCGTGGTCAAAAAACGACCAAGTGTTGAGGTTCTTGAAGAAGTGTAGAGAAAGCAAAAATCCAGAAGCCTTGTATCGAAAAGGAGTGGTAAGCATTGGGCCGATGTCCCGTTTGCTCGAAATTTTCTAGACTAAGCTGAGGTCATCTATATCATTTGAACTTCATTGTGATTTTGGTCTGCACACTTTACCCCAAAACGTATATATACAACAGGTTACTGCAGCTTTCTGCCCCAGTAAATAATTATTGTCCCGCCGCCTTGGATGTTCCGCCTGgactttttttgattttttcgtTACTATTTCATGACTTTTACGGAAGAGTGTAATATCAACCTTGCACTGTTTAGGTTGATTATTTTACGGACAAGCATGAGGACTCAGCATTGGAATGCCTGGAAGAAGCTGCCAATTCAGGCCATGCGGATGCGGCATATGCGTTGGGAATAATTTACATCTTTCTTGGTGGGGACGAGTTAAAGCGCAAAGGTATGCGACTGCTGAGCGGGTTGAAGAAATCCAGAATTCTGAAAGCCAAACAATTTCATCCTCGTGACAATTTGCGAGCGCTGCTGAGGATGATATGGGTCAAGAACCCTTTGTTTCTAAACCCAACGCCCATTTGTTGTGCCATGACACACGAGAGGAAAACATCTTCATGGCCTATGGATGCCGATGACGTGGAGGAGGAGAGTACATGTGAAGCCTGCGCTTGCGATGAAGAAATTGGAGCAATTTGTGCTGCCCTACCTTATCGTTAGTATAAAAGATTGAATGTTGACAACACCTTTTGATGCACAAATTTGTCACCATGGTGTACAAATTAATTATGTTTTTTCAGTAAATTGACCGCTACTTCTTACTCTGTTAATATCACTGGTATGAAAAGCTAAATAGCTTATCTTCAATATGTTCTGTTCTGTAAAGTATCACTTTACGTCAattgaccagctctttatggctttcctccattataagaacagagtacccattttgccataaataaagttttgtatcgggtaaaaaaaaataaaatccattTACGTTAattgaccagctctttatggctctACTTCATTATActtcattataagaacagagtacccagtTTTtcgtaaaaaaatttttttgttgggtttaaaaaaaaattctaagcGATTTACGTTAATTCACCAGCTCTTTAtttctttcctccattataagaacagagtacccatttttccataaataaaatccaaacatcgggtaaaaaaaaaaaacaattgctTTTAattgaccagctctttatggctttcctccattataagaacagagtacccatttttagataaataaaattttgtatcgggtaaaaataaaataaaatcgaTTTACGTTAattgaccagctctttatgcctttcctccattataagaacggagtacccatttttccataaataaaTTGTTCGCTCCgatgaaataaaaatttaatcgaTTTACGTTGATGTTTCtgaactctttatggctttcctccattataacaaCAGAGTACACTCTCGGACAtaactaaatttatttatcggaaaaaatgtaaaaaataaacGCGATTTACATGTAAAAAATAATATGTACTATCGTCCATAAATTATCCGTTTTCTGATTTTTCCATAAGCTaattcaggggaggtttgtgaaagtATCCCTTataatatatgtgtatataatattaataaattatataaatacataattacATTTGTTATTATGAATAGATTGTAATATAACCCCTTGTAATTTGCCTTCCGCATAACCCGCTTCGGAATACACGCTGGAATACCGAATCGGGTTTATCTTGATTTGACGAAATCGGGTTTGCCTCCCCTCCACGCCCGTCCCCGCCTGATCAATTATCCCACAAAAAGCTCGTCTTTGCTGAACTTCTCATCGTTTCTCCTGTTTAGCCCATTAAAAGCTCCGTTGTTGTGtaaacacacttgaaaagcttcGGTTTAAACTTTCCCCCCCTTCTGAAATTTGGAGCAGTTCAGGCGGCAAGGTCCAAATAAATCGAAATTTTCGCGTTCGGTTCCTCTGTTGCTCAACGTACTCAACAATTGAACCACAGCCCGAAGCAAGCATAGGCAATAAAATGGAGGCCTGTATGAGTCTTCCAGTGTATGCAGGTATGTGGGTCGACGTACAAGCCCTCGCTGGTGAGTGTATCGATATCACGGAATATCTTAATgcccaaaatttgttaaatttgcTGGGAAATAATGACAAGTGCTATGATGCAATGGTTAGGGAATTCTATGCTAACTGTAGGGCAAATAAGCAGAAGTCTGTTCTGCGTTCAGTGGTTAGGAATGTACACATGGAATTGTCTGCTGAGATTTTGTGTTCAGAGTTTGGGTTGGTTGACAGTGGATACACTGTTGACTATAGACGGATTAGCGCAAAGAATGTAGATAAGGTTGCTGTGAAGGGGTACAATGAcctagaattt
Above is a genomic segment from Coffea eugenioides isolate CCC68of chromosome 5, Ceug_1.0, whole genome shotgun sequence containing:
- the LOC113771645 gene encoding putative F-box protein At1g67623; the protein is MANEQKGRSTTSILSLPTEVLSEVLARVASCSSTDLFRAKLCCKLFYEVSEADNIYHRVSMDKFEIVPWSKNDQVLRFLKKCRESKNPEALYRKGVVDYFTDKHEDSALECLEEAANSGHADAAYALGIIYIFLGGDELKRKGMRLLSGLKKSRILKAKQFHPRDNLRALLRMIWVKNPLFLNPTPICCAMTHERKTSSWPMDADDVEEESTCEACACDEEIGAICAALPYR